AGTAACGTCATCGACTACGTAGAAGACACAACACCAGAAGGCATGACAGGATCAAACACAGGCGTAACAGAAGAAATTGAAGAAAGTAACGTCATCGACTACGTAGAAGACACGACACCAGAAGGTATGACAGGGTCAAACACAGGCGTAACAGAAGAAATTGAAGAAAGTAACGTCATCGACTACGTAGAAGACACAACACCAGAAGGTATGGCAGGGTCAAACACAGGCGTAACAGAAGAAATTGAAGAAAGTAACGTCATCGACTACGAAGAAGATACAACACCAGAAGGTATGGCAGGGTCAAACACAGGCGTAACAGAAGAAATTGAGGAGACTTTAGTTGACGAGGAAATAACTGAAGCGCCTAAAGCATCTACGCCATCATTCAGCCTCAATAACGTCATTCATTTTAATCCAATGACACGTATCACTGGTATTGGCTCAAACAGTTCAAACCATTTCAACTTTTTCAATACACCTATATTTAATGATGTTATAAATGAAGAAACTTCTAAAGATTTAGACACGCCTATCCTTGATGAGAATAAAACCAAGGAAACACTAGCTATAGAGAATGACAGTGAACCTATTTTGAATGAAGTAACACTTGAGAACAATGTACTTGGTACGTTTGAAACGAACGATGAGGTCATGGAAACGAATCATGTTGATAGCAGAGATCAATCTACTACAGAAGCTACTGAAAATGAAGCAATGGACAATCATATGAATGAAACACCTTCTAATGATTCAAAGCAAGACAAAGTAGTTTCTACTGTTAGGAAGGATGAACCAACTGATAACCCGAATCATTTCAATCAAGCGCAACCTAGTGCATGGGTGCAAACGGAAGAAATAACGACGTCTCAACAACCGGAAAATAGAAGCGATCAACATGTATCAAATGTCACTGAAACAACGACACCACTAACGAAACAATCACCAAGTGAAGGAACGTCAATGCAAAATGACGATTCAGAACGACAACTTACTGAAGATAAAACAGAAATGAAACATGAGTTTAATCGTAATCAAGCTACAACACAAGCAAAAGAGTCGGCCACATCTCACCACGCTAAAGAGACCAAGGGTAAACATGCCTTACCAGAAACGGGTCAATCCAAACAACCATCAGGAATTTTAGCAACGTTGTTAGCAATGTTCGGAATACTTTTAGTCTTTAGACGTCGTAAACAAAAAGATAAATCATAAGTGATACAATGCTAAATAATCATTTCATATAAAATACCAAAAAGCCCTAACATTCATTTTGAACGTTAGGGCTTAAATTTATGATATATGTGGCTCAATATGCACGATTGTTTCAACTTCTCCTAGGTGTTGTTGTAGTTCAGATTCGATGTAATCTGAAATTTCATGACTTTCAACAACATTCAAGTCCGGATTAACTGATATGGTAACATCGATGAACGACATGACACCGTGACTCCGTGCTTTAATATCTCTAATTTCATAAATACCTTTAATTTTAGAAATAATTTCGTATATTTCATCTAAGGCATCTTCATCATAACCATCTGTAAGTGTAATGGCTGTTTCCTTAAAAATATCGATACTCGTTTTCATTATGAGTAAGCCGATAATGATAGCGGCAATCGTATCTAACATAGGTATCCCCATATAAACGCCGACAATTCCAATTACTGTACCTATTGAAACTAACGCATCTGACAAATTATCATAGCTTGCAGCTTTTAATGCACTACTGTTCACACGTCTCGATAAGTTGCGATTATAGATAAAAACAACAAACATTACGATTGCTGATAAGATACCGACAATGACAGCTGATTGGCTAGGCTCTTGGAATGATCCTTCGTAAAAATGACGAATACCAGTGGTAATCACTTGAATACTTACGGCAAACATAATAAATGCAGCAATCAGTGACGCAATAAATTCTGATCGGTAGTGCCCATAAGGATGATTTTTATCCACTGGTTTTTGAGAAATGTATAAGGCGATCAGTATGGCAACAGAACTTATCACATCCGTCGCATTATTAATACCATCAGCTGTTAAACCATGACTATTAGCGATCCAACCATATAAAATTTTTAAAATTGTTAAAGCAGTGTAGGTCACAATACTTAAGTAAGCACCTTTTTTTGCTTGGGAAAGTTTATATTCAATTTGCACACACAACACTCCAAAAATATAACGTTCTTTTATTATCCTATTAAAAACATTTAAATGCTAGTCATTTTATTTAGTTTAAGTTCTCCTCTAGGGCATTTCTATGTAAAATTAGAATAAAGATGGATATTTACCATCGAAACCTTAAGGCTATCATAAGTAATCTAAAAAGAATTTTAAAATATCTTAAATATAGTATCTAGCACTATTTATTTATAAAATTAGGTGTTATGTTCTATTTAAGCAGTACTTTTTTAAGCAGAATGACACTCAAAAAATTTTTTAAATTGGAGGAAAGTCGAATGAACAACAAGATTAAACACACACATAGTATTCGAAAATACAAAATTGGTGCAGCATCTGTCGTTTTAGGAATGATTATCTTTTTAGCTAACATCGGTACTGGTGATGCACAAGCTGCAGAAGTTGAAAAAGATACGCAAACATCACCAACTTCGAAAACAGAAATGCATACAAATTTAAAAAATGAAACCGTATCACAACCCGCTTTAAACACATCAACTCAAGTTGATAAAAGTACGCAAAATCAAGTTACCACAGAACAAAACATGCCAAACACTGCAAAGCCAACAGACACTTCAACGCATGTAAACAAAGATAACGCAACTCCTAAAGTAAAACCACAAGATAAGCAACATTCATCTACATCTAACATATCTAATTCATCAAAATTACAAAAAAATAATACAAGTCAACCTAAAGCCAACGGTAAAAATGTAGACACTTTAAAAAAATCACAATCTGTTGTAGATAAAAGAAATATTTCGTCAAAAGTTACCGTACGTTCGGCAGAAATCAAGGTAGATCACTCTGCGAATGCGGACAAAAGCGATACGAAACACGTAAACCCACATAAAGGCGATAAATTAAAATTAAAATATCAATGGCAATTAGGAAAAGATGTTCAATCTGGAGATTACGTAGATGTTTACATCTCTCAAAATGTGAATACTAAAGGAGTTGTTGATAATCGAACGCTTCCTAATATCAAAGAAGGTACGAACATTGTAGCAATTGGTAAACTCATTGATAACCATAAATTTAGATATACATTTACAGATTATGTAACGCAACGCACAAATATAAAAGCGACATTAAATTTAGATTTATATATCAATCGTCAAAATGTACCGAATGAAGGTAAACAAACTGTAACTGCAACGATTGGTTCTATGAAAACAGAACGCAATATAAATGTGAAGTATGATCAAGGCGTGTCACAAAAAGGTGTAAAAGTGAATGGGACTTTTAGTCATATCAATCCAGAAAAGAAAACATTTGAACATATCACATTTGTTACGAGTGAAACAGAAGCGGCAAAAAGTGGCTTGCTATCTGGCATGTTAGTACATGGACAAGTGTTCAAAGGTGATCCTTCTGTAAAAATATATGAATATATAGGAAAGGGCACTGTAAATCCAAGTTTAAGTTA
The sequence above is a segment of the Staphylococcus hyicus genome. Coding sequences within it:
- a CDS encoding cation diffusion facilitator family transporter — encoded protein: MQIEYKLSQAKKGAYLSIVTYTALTILKILYGWIANSHGLTADGINNATDVISSVAILIALYISQKPVDKNHPYGHYRSEFIASLIAAFIMFAVSIQVITTGIRHFYEGSFQEPSQSAVIVGILSAIVMFVVFIYNRNLSRRVNSSALKAASYDNLSDALVSIGTVIGIVGVYMGIPMLDTIAAIIIGLLIMKTSIDIFKETAITLTDGYDEDALDEIYEIISKIKGIYEIRDIKARSHGVMSFIDVTISVNPDLNVVESHEISDYIESELQQHLGEVETIVHIEPHIS
- a CDS encoding YSIRK signal domain/LPXTG anchor domain surface protein, whose product is MNNKIKHTHSIRKYKIGAASVVLGMIIFLANIGTGDAQAAEVEKDTQTSPTSKTEMHTNLKNETVSQPALNTSTQVDKSTQNQVTTEQNMPNTAKPTDTSTHVNKDNATPKVKPQDKQHSSTSNISNSSKLQKNNTSQPKANGKNVDTLKKSQSVVDKRNISSKVTVRSAEIKVDHSANADKSDTKHVNPHKGDKLKLKYQWQLGKDVQSGDYVDVYISQNVNTKGVVDNRTLPNIKEGTNIVAIGKLIDNHKFRYTFTDYVTQRTNIKATLNLDLYINRQNVPNEGKQTVTATIGSMKTERNINVKYDQGVSQKGVKVNGTFSHINPEKKTFEHITFVTSETEAAKSGLLSGMLVHGQVFKGDPSVKIYEYIGKGTVNPSLSYNLSNGAAFKDVTYLFDGKLFKSNHGYNVEMTPLNRQYVIVFNGTFNENANTIKFETQLLGFKNPITEEKVAHVAWSNQINVFKDNVTGSGSATSDIKDAKMEEEKNKEQPKGEEKQQPKPENDNKMTPKDKENVPMPQGEMNKPTPEKDSNQHMKPEHKEEMKKPQPKPEHKDEMKKPQPKPEHKMPMPEKDMKSEKSKGSKMKEDHHMITPPTVKDQSMMKPHRPIHAEKEKNRHTMLPETGQSTSTEPTTLLGVLLAFLGLTAFIKRRKDSKN